Below is a window of Gossypium hirsutum isolate 1008001.06 chromosome A12, Gossypium_hirsutum_v2.1, whole genome shotgun sequence DNA.
aacgggtatatgcatgtctaggattggatctagggagagcttggtacttaagcggtcttaatgactcaccttctcttctctagaatcctacctggtgcatagtattcgttcatcttagctcacgagatttgttaacgggccaagtttagtgaaaaccataataaagggaaaattaccaaaatgcccctaagggcaaaaatgaccaaaataccctaggGGTTGAATGTAGGTTTTAttgatgtgacatgcatacatatgatattctgcttaggttgcatatgggttgggaattatggaacgtaggaagtatatgaggattgcatggttgcttgacaatcgtggatctgCCGACaacttttaaagcccaatatgtaaatgaaggtagttccgcatccgggctaccattgatgtatCGGTTGGGAAGGCCGATATTTATATCCTCACATAGTGTGATGGGGGACAGAGCTGGTATGTAGCGGATGGATTACTGGGATGGGATCGCATTGCATGTTtgttgttgtatgatgatttttcgAATGCTTATTTTTCGaggagggttgtacacactgagtttacgaaaactcaccccctcttttattttattttcaactgatgctcagtagaaggttcgatgttcggagggactctgggtgaccagctagcaagataatttggacttgtttttttaaaaaaaagcatataagtttctattttattaagtactattcaaatgagattttaacagggcttccattttgttattatttggattattatttctaTGTGATGTAActataagaagttgaacatggtttcttaaactatagtatgcCTTTTCTACGTTTTcacaactaaatttttaagtgacttgttttcatcaaatcttatgttcaaacaagtgattgaaaggagcttcttttttaattaagattttcttttgttttaagaaaggttttcaaagaaaataagtttttcgctaaaacacttcaatgtgacacgtcgaattcggccataacgtccgggccgggtttggggtgttacatttaatggtatcagagcccaggttgcaaaactcgggctatgaagtgggccttattacttgatttcttatttctttttgtattttaaaataaaaatttacaatgatTTGGAAAAGAGGAAGTCTTGCTGAGCGGCAtaccgagtctccgacgtcgaaccaagtaagtacttttattcttaaatttgtttaaattgttatgCAGTAGATAGTTAAAGGGCTATTTTAGATGATTTTGTTAGAGTGGAACTGAAGCCCGTAGGATcctgaaactgtagaggatttttgaaaataatattctgtttaaatactttcataaaacattgggttaaatattgaaactaactaaaacttcataaaaattTCTAATTCAGATAATACGTGAATCGACGATGAGTGCTAAAAGAGGTGCAAGAGGCCGTGGCCGAGGCCATggaagtgttagggctgaatcaTTGGCATCGAGCCATATGCGCGATGTTAGAGTAGAAGAGGTTCcgggagaagatgcattgtcacaggcaatgctgAAGATTTTGGAAAGTGTCGTTAGGCCCAACAATGGCACTGGAAATCGGGGGTCCATTCTGGAGTGACTTCGATCgaatggggctgagatctttaagggcgtggctaGCGTGGCTCCTAACGTGGCGAAATATTAGTTGGAGGCCAGTGAAAAGATAATGGAGGACTTGGAATGCTCACCTgaacaaaagctgaaaggggcagtgtcactgcttagggaagaagcctaccagtggtggttgaTTGTGAAAGAGGGCAGCCAACCGAagcgggtcacttgggagtttttcaaagctGCATTCCAAGGGTATTATGTGGgcgcaagctatgtggatgctagaaggaaggagttcctaaacttgacccaaggaaacaaatcAGTGGCGGAGTATGAAGTAGAGTTTCtatgccttagtaggtatgcaagagtaatgGCGACAACGAAGTATGAGCATTgcattaggtttgaggatggacttagaaATAGCCTCAAGGTACTGATAACTCCACAAAAGGAACGAGTTTTCTCAGAATTGGTAAAGGAAGTAAAGATAGTGGAGGAGGTAAAGCGCACTGAGCGCCTAAACCGGAAGAAAGAAAGGGTGAGAATaagagggaggctgagactcctggtgtgggacagaggcctagggctagggccagaaataatgggccagttagagtagGGCCCTCTGCTGCTAAAccaggggtgccaccttgtgtTGATTGCGGGAGAAGACATGGAGGCGAATGTTGGAAGAATGGGAGCTTGTTTCGCTTATGGGTCTATGGAGAATAGGATCAAGGATTGCCCCTGAATGCTAGGACGAGAGCCAGTAGTGGGCCAAGGTGGTGTTCAGCCACCAAGGGGTGGTCAGCTGTCGCTAAGGGGTCGTGGGCAGGCCAGGGGCGGTAACGGTAATGGTCGTGGACATGGAGCACTAGgcggaaatacgggcaatgctgagGCGAGACAGCCAACCTTGgtctatgctgctcgtcgccgagAAGACGGGGATGCCCCAGATGTGATAACGGGTATATTCTTTATATATGGGTTACCTTACACAGCCTTAATTGATAGtggatcgacgcattcatatattGCATGCAATAAGACTGAGTCTTTGGGTGATATGTTTGAGATTATTGGGAATGAGATAATTGTGATTAGTTCGTTAGGGCAATCGGTAGGAGTGAATAAGTTGTTTGGGAAGCTACCCTTAGTAGTCCAAGGGGTTACCTTTTTAGCGGATTTGATGGAGTTGTCGTTTAGTGAGTTTGACTtaatcttgggtatggattggctggtgaAGCACCGAGCCACCTTGGATTGCGCTGCAAAGTGAATAATGTTAAGAACGGCGGAGGATAAGGAAGTAGTGGTGATTGGTGAATGCCAGAACTATTTTTCGAACGTGATTTCAGCGTTCAGGGCTGAGAACGAAAGGGATGCAAAGCCATTTTGGCTTATATTAGTGATACGGAGGCTAAGAGCCCTACTGTTAAAGAGTTGAGAATAGTTAGGGAATTTTCGGATGTTTTCCCCGAGGAGCTGCCTGGGTTGTCACCCAgtagagaggtagaatttggaatCGAGTTCTTACCTAGAATGGCTCTAATGTCTATCGCTCCTTACcagatggcaccaaaggagttggcaGAACATAAGGCATAGATTCAGGAATTGCTGGATCGAGGATTCATATGagcaagtgtgtctccatggggagcaccagtgttattcgtgaagaagaaggatggaaccttgtgaatgtgcatcgactatcgacaGTTAAACAAGTTAATTGTTAAAAACAAGTACCCTCTACCGAAAATCGATGATCTTTTCGATCAGTTTAGGGGAGCTCAGTTTAGGTAGTTTTGGGCCCTGAGTTAGTAGccgatactgaggataaggtaaaattgattcgggATCGTTTGAAGGAGGCCTCAGATAGGCAGAAGTCGTATGCTGACCTTAAGCGTCTAGAGATATAGTATGcagtgggggacttagtttttcttaaggtctctccttggaagaaagtattAAGATTGGACGGAAGGGGaagctaagcccaaggttcattgggccatatcgggTTGTAAGGAGGATTGCGCCAGTCGCTTATCAGCTGGAGTTACCTCCTAAACTAAGCCAGATCCACGATGTGTTTTATGTTACCATGCTGAGACGGTATCGCTTAGATCCTTCGCATGTCGTGGCGGTTGAAGAAATCGAGGTCAGGCCAAACGtaactttcgaggaagagcccatacaaataattgATTGAGATGTCAAAGAACTGAGAAGGAAGTCcgttccattagtcaaagtgctttggcagAATCACTAggctgaggaggctacttgggaacctgaggaagcgatGTGATGCCAATATTCTCAattgtttgaatcaggtaaaattttgaggacaaaatttcttttagggggtagagttgtaacgccccaaaaattctgaaacccaaaaatcccgaaatcccaaactttctttgtttttggtgttgataaaaattgtgttttatattcCTAGCCaagtgataattatagtaggttttagttaaggtttgagttcgaacctaggggtaaatgaaattatagtttaataattaaaatgaccttgttggcaagtagttgggcttttaaataaagatagtgaaaaatggcatcaaaaagccttgtggaagagtggctaagtaacgccacttagagtgtagggaggtggcgttagtggctagcaaggagatccaaggttcaaatcctagtttagtatttttagaagtttaattttggccctctagaaggatggaagtggcatgaagatggactccaaggggagtgatcagaagagaaatttgaggaaaggatcaaggggttattagggagaaaaacAAGGAGATGAAAAGTGAGAAGCAAGTAGAGCCGAAATGGGAGCTTGGGCTTGAGGAATTCGGccataagggttataaataggtgccgaatgcaaGGGTATCAGGCTAATACCGAAATTTTTTTTCACCTTGCTACCAGAAACCCTATTctcttcaagatccaaaaagtcGAAAACCATtgcttccttctttcttttcttgtgcCGATTCTCTATCCTTCCTTTGCTCAAGTCTTTGATCCATTGTTAGTTAGCTGATTTCTTCTTGATTCCCTTGGTGCTAGATAAACCTtattcatcataccaagtttaaAAGTCAAAAAGCTGAATCTTCCAAGGGTCGAATACTCTTTGACCTAATCTAGTATAAGTGTTTGCTCTTCCAATCAGTTTTTGCTAAGGTATTGATTATTgttcctcacttcttctaatcgatTTTTGGGTAGGAGTATGTATCGAATTTTAGTTTTGGATCCCTTCCGATTTGCTCTTCAAGTAAGAGACTTTGGTATGTACTCTTAATCTtggttggccgaatggtcataattaaggtaaggggacttgtgttggatactaGTCACCTATTaatctggttttaatagttaagattgatGTAGACCTAGGAGTTGATTATGGTTAGTGATTAAagaaggggttgttatacttgTTGCGCAAGGTTGGGTGAAAGGTGAGGTTTCAGTTTTAGTAAaagtatgtattaagcatgcgattaacTGTAGGATGATATTGTTTGTatgttggtgactaagggaatcgcagcacgctttcttaccaggtgtgtacatacactacacacacaagtagatcggaaaaagttgaaaagccaaaatgccgaaaagccgaaagtttggctgcAGCAGTCTTAcgagtgcgtgaacactcgtGAGGAGGAAACTGATAGGTTGTCTGAGGTCCATGGGCGATTCCATAGACTTGGGCTGTGATCTGGCCAACCGGGCTAGAATGGGCTtaatgggcctgatgggctgttgggcctataataggcaaaaattgacatttgatgctatgtgatggaaatctGTATGCGAGCATGAATATGCATGTGATTTGGGtgtaatgggccatatgaatatgaattgggcTTGATGGGctatatgaatgtgaattgggcctgatgggcgaTATGAATGAGATTGGACCAAGTGGGCCATATACACgtatgtaggggttttgggccttgtatatgataactacataaaaattcat
It encodes the following:
- the LOC107934047 gene encoding uncharacterized protein; the protein is MLGREPVVGQGGVQPPRGGQLSLRGRGQARGGNGNGRGHGALGGNTGNAEARQPTLVYAARRREDGDAPDVITGIFFIYGLPYTALIDSGSTHSYIACNKTESLGDMFEIIGNEIIVISSLGQSVGVNKLFGKLPLVVQGVTFLADLMELSFSEFDLILGMDWLVKHRATLDCAANDTEAKSPTVKELRIVREFSDVFPEELPGLSPSREVEFGIEFLPRMALMSIAPYQMAPKELAEHKA